The genomic region GTATTCCGAGGGTTTGGCGGGGAAGAGTTGATTCAGTCCGTCTTTACCGACATTCCTGGCGGACCCTTCGGAGCCATGCTGGTGGTGATGCTGGTGATCTTCCTACTTGGTTTCATCTTGGACTTCATCGAGATCACTTTTGTGGTAGTGCCGATTGTTGCACCGATTCTACTGGCAATGGGTTTAGATCCGGTATGGTTAGGCATCATGATTGCGATTAACCTACAAACCTCATTCCTTACCCCGCCTTTTGGTTTTGCGCTGTTCTATTTGCGTGGTGTGGCACCCAAATCGGTGGCTACCTCAGACATGTATAAAGGCGTCATTCCTTTCATCATCATTCAGTTGTTATTGCTGGTGGGCTTGGCCATTTGGCCGGAATTGGCTACCTGGCTGCCAACACAGGTGTATGGCAATTAGAAGAAAATCCATCGCTGTATAATAAAAACGCTCCTCATTAGGAGCGTTTTTATTGGCATAGATAGACATAGGTGCAGTTAGGAAACGTCTTGCAAAGCCAAAGAGAACTTGTTCAACTTCTCACTAGAAATGGTATGCCACAGTGACCGTTCCAAACGCTTGCAGTCCACCGGATTCGTCTTCAATGTCACTGGCTTCTGAGTTGAGATCGTTCTGACTTAAATGCCCAGCCGGATCTACCGCCACCAATGTCACATCCGGATCGTTGAGTTGATAGGTCAAACCCAACTCCACCATAAAATCAAAGCCGCTTTCACCATCGATTTCATTCCCCCAGCCGAGACTGATGTATGGCAGCACGCCACTGGAATCGATCTCGGTTTCCAGAGAATTAATATCCCCCGGATTCACTGTCGTAGACCCCACAGTAAAGCGGCGATCCATATCGGCATTGGCTGAAAACTCGGAATCAATGTACATCAATCCCCCCGAGAGGAAAAATTCACGCGTCCACCCCTCACTGGTGATCGGATACCAATCCACGCCTAATTGCAGAGCGGTGATGGAATAATCTGCGTCTTCGTATTCGATGTCAGACAACTCGATGTCGCCATCATCGACTTCCAAATCCATGCCGCTGATCATCGCTCGCCATTGCACACGATCACCATCCGTCAGGTGCCACTGGGTGGTACCGCTGGCCGTAATGCCTACGCCCAAAGCCCCTGCTGACACGCCCAATGACGTTTGTGCCGGTGAAGCAGGCATTTGTATTTCCTCTGCTTCTACATAGCCACCAACGGCCAACAACCCTGCCAGCCCAAACGCAAGGCTTAATGGCAGGTTCGCCTTCGTCAATCGACGAACTTCCAAGGGGTGATGTAGATTCGTTTTATTCAATTCCTTCATTACAGTCTCCTTATCTCAAAAGCAGACAACACTTGCGCTGTCGATACAGGGACATCATGAAGAATAGCGGAAGAAAGGTCTGTGGTGATTGTGGGACAAACTCCGCCGAAGTTGGACAGAATGTGACAAGACCTCTCAGCCTGAGGCTAGTAACAACAGAGCGGACTTACTCAAAGGCTCACACAGATTCACTCACAGAGATTCACTCACAGAGATTCACTCACAGAGATTCACACAGAGGCTTACACAGAGTTTCATACAGAGACTTGCACAGAATTTTAATAAGCCATTGGCCAGAGGACACAAAAACAGGCGCCACCTAGCGGGCTGTCTTCTACCCAAACTTCGCCGTTGTGCCATTGTATGATTTGGTGAACGATGGCCAAACCCAGTCCATGCTCTTTGGACACTTCCCGTTGTTCATTATTCAGCTGTTTGAACGCTTCAAACACTCGCCGTTTATCGCTATCCGGAATACCTGGTCCATCGTCTTCGACCTTTAATAAGTAACCGTTTGACTGCTCCGTCAAGGTCACCTGAATGTGTGAAGCGGCATACCGACAGGCATTGGCTAACAAGTTATTCACCAGCCGCTGCATGGCCCTGAGATCCAGCCTCATCATTGCGTTGCTGAGCGCTGGGGAAATGGTCAGATCAATGGCTAATTCCGGATGTTCAATTCGGCACTGTGAAATTTCCTGAACCAACGAGGGCGCAAAGCACACTTCCCGAAACTGGGTCAGATCGGCCACCCGACTGTAACGGGACAAGGCGAGAATTTGCTGAATCAAGTGATCGAGGGTATCAATACCGGACGCAATGCTTTGTCGATAACGCGCTTGCTCCTCTTCGGTAATGTCCGACGCCTGCAGCATTTCGAAAGCAAAACTGACGCGCGATAGCGGCGTCCGCAGATCGTGCGCCATCGCATTGGTGAGCTCCCGCTGGCTGTGAATCATGCCTTCAATCTGATCAGCCATCCGGTTATAGGTCTGGGACAGCTCGGAAATCATCGAGCCTTTCCTGACCTCTGCCCGGTGCTGTAGGTTACCCTTACCAAATTCAGAGGTCGCCGCTTTCAGGCGATTCAATTCCCGCCACAACAACATCACAAACAGGAAAATACCGAGACTGATGCTGCCTACCAGAATCATCAACGCGAGCGCCAGAATGGTTAACTCAGGCCCCGGCAAAGGGATCTTATCCGCCACCAGCACCAGAGGGTCTTCAACCGCTTGTTGATCAGGCAACCGTTGGTAGATCACAGTCTTCTCATCGTCCGTTAGCGACCAGGTCATGCCTTCATTCATCAATTGGGCCTGTTTTGCAGACGACAATGACAGCTGACTGAACGAAGCCATTGCCAATTCAAAACCAAACTCAGGCTGCAATTGCGAGATCAACATTGACCAAGAGGAGGCGTCGGTATTTCGAAAACGTTCCATCAACAGATGCAGTGTCCCCCGGCTCTGATTTAAGGTATCCAGATGCTCCGACTCATCCAGCATCATGTACAACCACCAGGAAGAATCACCTAAACGCTTTACCAGTACATCGCTGTCGTTGTCCGCCAGAATCAACAGGGTTTCGTCCGGTTGTAACGCCAGTAAAGAGGCTCGATTCGAATCACTCAATGTCGCGCCGATCGGTGCTTCCCAAATGTCCTGCGAACTATTCTGCAAAGGCTCCTGCGGCGGCTGGATCTGCTCGCGAGACAACAAATAGAGTTCATAGCCAAACGCATCCGCCAAACTATTAATGTCATCCCGCCACTGATCTTCCGGTAATGCCGCTAACCGCTGCTTAATTAAATAGAAGGTGCCCTTGAAGGTGTCGTTGACCCGATCCGAAACAAACCAATGATTCATGATTTTGATCGGATTCATGGATTCAGAGAACAGTAAGAAGCCCAAAGGAATGAAGACCAAAATCCAAATCCGAAAAAAGGCTTTTAGCATGGAATGTCCTTAATAGATGAGGTGCTGGGAGGCAGAGAGCAGAGCCATTAACGAATCTCCGCCGGCAGACTTAATAAGTAGCCTTTCCCTCGAATGGTTTTAATGATGACGGGTTCAGACGGATTATCGCCCAGTTTCTTCCGAACCCGTGAGATCCGGCGATCAATGGAACGATCCAGGCCGTCATAATCAAAGCCTCTCAAATTCCGGACAATGTCATCCCGAGAAACAATCTGCCCCTGATGCTCGGCCAGTAACACCAACAAATCAAACTCGGCAGTGGTCAGGTGCACCGAAGCCTGACAACACATCACCGATCGCGCACTGAGATCAATAACTAATCGCTCGTTAACTGATCCCTCGTTAATTAAACGCCCATTAACCAAGCTTCCCGCTGTTGAGGATCTAGCCCCCAATACAGGAGCAGAAACCGAATCTTCCGCCATATGTGATGTATTTGTCGATATCACGCCCTGAGCCACCTGCCGATCGGTTTCCACACGCCGTAACAAGGCGCAAATACGAGACAACAGCAGTCTGGGTTTTACCGGCTTAATAACGTAGTCGTCCGCCCCCAGCTCCAAGCCCAGCATCTGATCCATGTCTTCATCGAGTGCCGTCAGCATCAGAATCGGCTGGTAGAAGAACGGCCGTACCTGTTTACAGACTTCCATGCCAGACAGACCTGGCAACATCACATCGAGAATCACCAGATCTGGCGCGTGTTGCTGAATATAATGGACGGCGTCACCCCCATGACTCAGATGAGTGACATCAAAACCGCTTTTGATCAGAAATTCACAAATTAACCCGGCCAACTCCTGATCATCTTCGACCAACAGCAAACGGTAGCTGGGTGTGTCTAATGCAAAGTTATCCATAGAGATTTTCTTATTACGTGGCATCCCATCCGGTTACAGAACAAAAAGGGCGTTAGAATCATGATCCCTTGTACCCTTGTTACAAGTCATGCCTTTAGATTCCCTTTTTCAAAACCATTCGATAGTGCCACGATTTTTGAAAAAGCACTTCGTGTAAAGTGTGACAGTTTTGGACACCGCCGGATTATGCACGATTATCGATCTGCGCCATCCATCAGAGACAATAGCTGATCATTAATCATCTTCAGACACGCTTCCGGCTGCTGAAGCCAGACGCTGTAAGGCATAGGCAACACACGAATGCCGGAACGAAACAAGCTCTTGTAGGTTTCTACATCATAGCTGTCATGAAAATCACCAGGGAAACCAATCAAATCAATTCCTAACAGCTGGCCTTGTTTTTGACAGAGCACATCAATTTCAACCCCGGCCACTTCGAAGCCTTGCCAACACTGATAGCCCTCTTGCACTAACGCCGCACTCAGTGTCTCCGCAAACTCACAACGGGCTTGATTAGCTCGCCCCTCACTGGCTTGAAGGTGATTGTGCTCTAAATAGCGCCGGAATAAGTTGTCTCTGGCCAGCGTGGTCGCGGCTACCGAATGATAAACATGCATTCGTTCTTTGGCCCGAGTCACCGCCACATTAAACATGTCTTCCCGATTGAGATAGGCGGCCGCCCGAGCCGAATTCTCATCTATCGCCATCGACAGTAACATCAGATCGCGCTCTTCACCTTGGAAACCATAGGGCGTGTCCACTCGAATCTTGTGAGCCTGTATGTCCGATTCGGAAAAGGTCGAAGCAATGGTTTTTTCCAGATATTGGGCCTGCTCACGAAACGGCGACAACACACCGATACTGGGTTTAAGGCCGGAGTCCGCGTATTTCTCAACAAACGATTCGATGTGTTGAATCACCTGCCGCGACTCTTCGCTATTTCGTCCGGTTCGGGTGCGTTCACCTTCCACCTGAGTGAACGACAACGCCGGTTCTATCAATTCACCGGGACGACTGCGCATCACTTTTAAACGATCCTGATAGAAGTAGCGATTACTGAAAGAAATCAGGTCGGTCTTTCCTCGATAGTATTCATCCAACAGACACACGGCGGTTTGCTTTTGGATGGTGTCGGACGCTAGATCCAACAACGATTGTTCCCGATAATTGTATTGTTGTGCGTAGGCCGGATTAAGCCGACAATAATCAAAAATCGACTGCTGTTCTCGTCGGGAGACAAAGGAAACATGCCGAAGCTGTTTTCCATCCCCCACAATCACAGCCCGCTTGGCCCGTTGTAAGGCAGGAATTGAAGTCGCTATGTCACACTGAGTGGCTTCATCGAATATCACCACATCAAATAACTCGGCTTGCAGCGGCAGCACCCGATTCAATTCATTGACATTCACCAACCAGATCGGAAAGGCCCCCAGCACATCCCCGATGTTGGTTTGGGCAAAGCGCTCTTCCTGCATCTTGGAATCCCTCGCCTTCAACGCCTGTAAGAACTTGGTGACCTCACCCCGCCGGGTATTCAATAAGGTATCTAACTGCTGGACGCGATAGGCATTAATGTAGTCGGCACATAAAGATTCCCGACGCTCTTGGAGCGTTCCGATCTCTTCCGGACTGCGCCAAAGCACGGCCGGATCTTTACGTGCGCTGAGCCAGGACAGCACGCCGTTCAGCATTCGCCCCCAAACGCCGCTGCGCTGAGACGACTGAGCAAGTCGCCCACTGATCCAGCGTGACCAATTCAACTGTTTCTGAAAGGTTTGGGAGACACCATCCAATTCCCGCTTCACGTCGGTCAGCTGTCTATGAATACGCTCCGGATTGACGCGGGAAGCCACGCCCATCGACAACAAGGCATCCAGATACTCTTTCATCGACGTCTGGAAATTTCGCTGTGTGGTATGAACATAGCCCTGTTGTAGATTGAAAGTCTCATTGAGCTTTTCGCCCACCACTTTGATCGCTTGCTCACTTTTGGACACCACCAGCACAGATTCACCATGCAACATGCGGTCAATCGCAATAGCCGCAATGGTGTAACTCTTACCCGTACCAGGCGGCCCGGAGATCAGGCTCACCGTTTCTTTTGCGGCATTTTCCAGCGCCGTTAACTGTGGTCGGCTTAGCAAGCCTGGAATCAAATCCGGCTCGGTTGCTGATGGCGCAGATAAGACCTCATGTGCCTGCCCCAATAAGGCCGACAAGGCTGAAGACACGGTTCCCGGTTGGGATAACACGCCCAGCTCATGCAAGACACCCCGAGATCCCTTGGCACGTTCAGCCAACAATAAAGCACATGCACAACGCACGGTGATACGATCGCCCGATGACTCAGCACTATCCGAAGCGGTCATATCAGAGGAAGCCGTCAAGGTCGGCCAACGTCCTAACTCCTCAAGGTTTACAATCACAGTATGCTGTCTCAGCCATTTGCTGACCTGGGCAACGGACTCCATCGCCAGGGGCCATTCAACAACAGGAAAGGATTCGAGCTCGGCACTGTCGAGATCCGGTTTCAATAACTGACGTAATAGCGGGCGGTTTACCCGAAGGTCGGACTGATCTATCGATAAATAATACGCACCACTGGTGTCTTGTGGATGAATCTGGGCAGGAAAATAAATCAGCGGGGAATTCAGTGTCCTTGAAGAAGAAAAGCCGGAGGTGGTGGTGACTTTCCCACGAACAAAGAAACAGCCATAAATCAGCAAACGCTCTTTCTTATACTTCTCAGTCTGTGTATACAGCTGCTCAACGTTCGCCTCAACCAAGGGCAATTTCGGCAAGCCACCCGACGCAAGTTCATCGTGGCCATTAATCTCCAAATGTCGGTTGCTACGAAGACGAGACACATCACTGATTGAAATACCGTAACTGTCCGCCCGGTAACAACGGCGAAAATAATCAATCAACTGTGACGATGTGTGTTCCATACCAAAAATTCCATCTACGTCCGGTGCAGGCAGTATTACTAAAAAAACAGCCTCAGGGAAGGAAACACATCATACCCAAGCGAACTAATGCACCAGTACTTAATTAATGCATCAGCGCCGACAGAATCTGGCTTACCAGTTGCCCTTGTCGGTTTAAGCCGGTTTTCTGAAATACCTGTTTCAGGTAAGAACGCAGTGTCGCCTCTGACTTATGCCGGATCTCAGAAATTTCTTTCAGACTCAAACCGACACAAAGATCTTCACACAACAGAGCCTCAGCCTGAGTTAACGAGAAATACTCGGCAATTAAACGAGCGCCCGGTAAGGATCGAACCTGAGGGTCATACAGGGTCACCATCGCACCACCACGATGTTCACTTAACCCTTCGATGGGGTTCACACACAACACCAGACTTGAACGATCTGCCCGTTCAACAAACAAGGAATCGGAACTGAATAACTGCAATCCCATACTGGCCCGGATACTTTCTGTGGCGTATTGCATGTAATGCCACTGAGTCTCTTTATTTTGGAAAGACAAACGATCATCCACCAGCGTGATGGTTTTTTCTGTCTCAAGTATGCCTTGTGCAGCCTTGTTGACATGAACCACGTTGAGTTGATCATTTAAGATCAGGGTGGCGATCGGCAATGCATTAATCACGGCCGCAAAGGACGCCGCCTGTTCCATTTGTTTATTGGTTTGCTGATACAGCTGCACCGCCTGACGAATGTAGGGCACCAAGCGATTCAGCCGCTCCAGTTCCGGTTCGGTATAAGGCCCCTGCTGATAGGTCCGCTGTAACGCTAAAATCAGGGAAGAAGAATCTTCGGCATGGGCCACCAACCAGGCAGAATCGAGCATATTCTGATCAGACTCCCAACGCTGATAATCGTCTTTAGGAGGCGATTGTTCCAGGATAGGCAAAGTTGAATGGAACACACCCGGCGATTGAGAAACAGCATGATTCAACACCGCATCGTGCTCAAGCATATTGTTATTGCCATACCACTCCATGAACCCTTCAGGAAACCCCGTATGCCATATATATTCAATGGCCATCGGCTCTCGTCGAAGATTCACCAAAATGCCTGAACAGGCATTAATCGCCTGCACCAAGTCCGCTAAAAACGGATGAAAGCCCTCTTTATCGGTGAGAGATGCGTACAACCGTTGAATGAGTGCCGGTTCGTCAAACACATTGTCTCTTTGATAATCACCATTCTCACCCTGAGAAATAGAAAGATCACTCATACACCCCTGTTCTCCCTGTCTGAAGAATTTACCCCGCCCTATTCTAACGTCAGGTACTTTTCTCTAGCAATGAACCGCTAAAGCAATTACCCCCATATGAGGGTAGTTGAGTCTATTCCGCTTGTGTTGCAATTCAAAAGTTTTCACAAACATCGAGAAATAGTGCGAGGAATAGAACTATGAACAAAGGGAAAACAATCAGTCGCAGTGTCGCAATATGCGCACTAGGTACTTTAATGGTGGCCTGTAGTGACGGTGGGTCCAGCGGCGGTAGCAGCTCAAACAACTCATCAAGCACAACCAATACAGGGCAATTTGTTGATAGTGAAGTAGTAAACATCGCCTACCGAACGGAGACGCAGTCAGGCTTCACAGATGAAAACGGAGAGTTCAAATTTAAAGATGGCGAAACTGTTACCTTCATGATTGGTGACATTGAATTGCCAGCTACAGACGCCAAAGACCTGATCACACCACTGGATATTGCCGATACCACCGACGTTAACGACACCAGCGTGGTGAATATCCTTCGCTTATTGCAAACACTGGATACCGACGGTGATCCAGACAATGGCATTACCATTGCTGATCTTGCTCACGATAACGCAGTAGGCTACGACATCGATTTCAGCAGCGGCACCTTTGACGATGACATCGAAGCCTTGATACCCCTCTCAGGTTCAGACAATACTACTCTGGTTGATCAAGCCACTGCGGTTGCTCACTTTCAGTCTTCCATTGACACACTCACCTCCGCCTTTACTCCAAGCCTGTTCACCAACGGTGAAGCCTACAATGTGTTCGAAGACGACACCTGGGTAATCGCCGGCTTTACCTTTAAGACCGATGGATCATTGGCCTGGGATTACGCAGGCGAACAAGGTACAGGCAGCTACGAATTCAGCCACGATAACAAAGTGATCATCCTCGATGACGATGAAGACTTTAATGAGTTCGTGGTCTTCAAGTCGTTCGATCTGGAAACCAATATGTACAGTGTCTGCTGGTACGACGATGAAGACGTGGCCAGTGCCGACGCGGCCCTGGAAGACTGTGAAGGAAAAGAAGACGCGATGGATGAACTGATCGTCTTTGATATTCAGCAAGCCATCGACCTTGTTGTGGAAAAAACGACAGGAAGTAATGGCGACTCAACCAGCTCCTTTGCCCAATTCGAAACAGAAAAATTCATCGGACAGACAATCTATGACGCCTATTCCGACGACGATGTCTGGGCGTTGGGAAGCCTTACGTTCACAGCGAACGGCGAGTTTACCTATTCTGAAGACGGCGAAAATATTCCAGGGGAATACACTTTCTCAGACAGCAACCGTGTTCTGAATCTCACCTTCGAAGAAGACGGCGAAGCTCAGCACAACTACTTATTGGTCTATGAAATCGACACCACCAACGATGTTTATAGCATTTGCTGGGTCGATGAAGCGACCGACATGGTCGATGCCAAGAGCCAATGCGGTCAGGAAACCAATGACTGGTCAGAACTGTTTGTCTTTGACGAAGCGCAAGCCGAGCAAATCGTCGCCAACGAAGGGCTTGCTCAATAACTCACTTGCGCTTTCGTAAAAAGCTAACCGCAGAAGTAACTGAGCTGCGAAAATTATTAAGCTGCGAAAGCGCTGATTGTGTCATAAAGATAACCTGCTGCAGAGACAAGGTTCGCCTTGTCTCTGCCTCCATTCACGCCAATAGTTTCCACAACCGATCCCTGTCTGATAACCCCATCCTTACCTACCTATAAGTAGGCACACAAAATGCTTACCCACCAATAATTCATTATTTTATATGCTCAGACTGCAAGGATTTGCCATGACCATTCAACTTAACAATTCGGTGGTGAACAACGCCAACGGCTCAAACACCACCAAAAAGACCACAGGGAACACCACGTCTGCGGAAGCGCAACAGAACTCAAGCAACGACGACGATATCAAGTTATCCACGCGCGCCCAGAAGATCCAGAAACTTAACGAAGAGTTCTTTCCGAATGGTCCGGGCAGCTTACGCATCACCGGCGATTTCATTCAGCGCCTGTACGATTATGGGTTTATCTCACAATCCGAAGCCGAGCACTTAGGCGGCAGGGTTTCAAACACCAAAGACTTACCCGATTCATTGGAGAAGATTTCCAATAACCTCAGCATCATCTCTGATCGGGTGAAACTGATTGATAGTGAGGATTCGTTGATCGATATCCTGAAACGATCTGATGCTATTCTGAACAACCTCGACGGCTCTAACCCCAGCGAACTGGCCAAAGACATTACCTCAGTGAATGCCGAACTGACCAGTTATCTGAAAAGCGATGAGGCCGAGAAGTTAACAGAGGATGAAGTAAAAGCGCTGAAAGAACTCAGTACCGCACTACGTATTGCGGATCGCATGAACCCCGCGAACCTATCAGCAGGAAAGCTCAATCAGTACTTGTCTTTTCTCTAACTGATCACTCCTTGACGCATATCAAAACGCCCTGGCCACATCACTCTAAAATTAACCTCACATAATATGTGGTGAGGCTATGGGCTATGACAGAACTATCAACTGATTTCTCTAACTTTCATTGGGACGATGAAATGATTCGTCGCTATGAAGGTAAAGGCCCGAGATACACGTCCTATCCCACCGCCTTGAGTTTCACACCGATCAAACACGATCAGTTCACTCGTCATGCGGCACAGTGCCAAGACGTTAGTGATCCGATCTCCCTGTACGTACACATTCCATTTTGTGAGCGCCTGTGTTTTTACTGCGGCTGCAATAAGATTGTGACGCAACAGAAAGAAAAGGCCGATCCTTATATCACGGCATTGAAGCAAGAGATGGAAATGATCAGTCCGAGCTTCAAGCATCGCCCCGTGCATCAGCTGCAC from Litoribrevibacter albus harbors:
- a CDS encoding ATP-binding protein, whose translation is MLKAFFRIWILVFIPLGFLLFSESMNPIKIMNHWFVSDRVNDTFKGTFYLIKQRLAALPEDQWRDDINSLADAFGYELYLLSREQIQPPQEPLQNSSQDIWEAPIGATLSDSNRASLLALQPDETLLILADNDSDVLVKRLGDSSWWLYMMLDESEHLDTLNQSRGTLHLLMERFRNTDASSWSMLISQLQPEFGFELAMASFSQLSLSSAKQAQLMNEGMTWSLTDDEKTVIYQRLPDQQAVEDPLVLVADKIPLPGPELTILALALMILVGSISLGIFLFVMLLWRELNRLKAATSEFGKGNLQHRAEVRKGSMISELSQTYNRMADQIEGMIHSQRELTNAMAHDLRTPLSRVSFAFEMLQASDITEEEQARYRQSIASGIDTLDHLIQQILALSRYSRVADLTQFREVCFAPSLVQEISQCRIEHPELAIDLTISPALSNAMMRLDLRAMQRLVNNLLANACRYAASHIQVTLTEQSNGYLLKVEDDGPGIPDSDKRRVFEAFKQLNNEQREVSKEHGLGLAIVHQIIQWHNGEVWVEDSPLGGACFCVLWPMAY
- a CDS encoding winged helix-turn-helix domain-containing protein, which gives rise to MDNFALDTPSYRLLLVEDDQELAGLICEFLIKSGFDVTHLSHGGDAVHYIQQHAPDLVILDVMLPGLSGMEVCKQVRPFFYQPILMLTALDEDMDQMLGLELGADDYVIKPVKPRLLLSRICALLRRVETDRQVAQGVISTNTSHMAEDSVSAPVLGARSSTAGSLVNGRLINEGSVNERLVIDLSARSVMCCQASVHLTTAEFDLLVLLAEHQGQIVSRDDIVRNLRGFDYDGLDRSIDRRISRVRKKLGDNPSEPVIIKTIRGKGYLLSLPAEIR
- a CDS encoding DEAD/DEAH box helicase, yielding MEHTSSQLIDYFRRCYRADSYGISISDVSRLRSNRHLEINGHDELASGGLPKLPLVEANVEQLYTQTEKYKKERLLIYGCFFVRGKVTTTSGFSSSRTLNSPLIYFPAQIHPQDTSGAYYLSIDQSDLRVNRPLLRQLLKPDLDSAELESFPVVEWPLAMESVAQVSKWLRQHTVIVNLEELGRWPTLTASSDMTASDSAESSGDRITVRCACALLLAERAKGSRGVLHELGVLSQPGTVSSALSALLGQAHEVLSAPSATEPDLIPGLLSRPQLTALENAAKETVSLISGPPGTGKSYTIAAIAIDRMLHGESVLVVSKSEQAIKVVGEKLNETFNLQQGYVHTTQRNFQTSMKEYLDALLSMGVASRVNPERIHRQLTDVKRELDGVSQTFQKQLNWSRWISGRLAQSSQRSGVWGRMLNGVLSWLSARKDPAVLWRSPEEIGTLQERRESLCADYINAYRVQQLDTLLNTRRGEVTKFLQALKARDSKMQEERFAQTNIGDVLGAFPIWLVNVNELNRVLPLQAELFDVVIFDEATQCDIATSIPALQRAKRAVIVGDGKQLRHVSFVSRREQQSIFDYCRLNPAYAQQYNYREQSLLDLASDTIQKQTAVCLLDEYYRGKTDLISFSNRYFYQDRLKVMRSRPGELIEPALSFTQVEGERTRTGRNSEESRQVIQHIESFVEKYADSGLKPSIGVLSPFREQAQYLEKTIASTFSESDIQAHKIRVDTPYGFQGEERDLMLLSMAIDENSARAAAYLNREDMFNVAVTRAKERMHVYHSVAATTLARDNLFRRYLEHNHLQASEGRANQARCEFAETLSAALVQEGYQCWQGFEVAGVEIDVLCQKQGQLLGIDLIGFPGDFHDSYDVETYKSLFRSGIRVLPMPYSVWLQQPEACLKMINDQLLSLMDGADR
- a CDS encoding helix-turn-helix transcriptional regulator produces the protein MSDLSISQGENGDYQRDNVFDEPALIQRLYASLTDKEGFHPFLADLVQAINACSGILVNLRREPMAIEYIWHTGFPEGFMEWYGNNNMLEHDAVLNHAVSQSPGVFHSTLPILEQSPPKDDYQRWESDQNMLDSAWLVAHAEDSSSLILALQRTYQQGPYTEPELERLNRLVPYIRQAVQLYQQTNKQMEQAASFAAVINALPIATLILNDQLNVVHVNKAAQGILETEKTITLVDDRLSFQNKETQWHYMQYATESIRASMGLQLFSSDSLFVERADRSSLVLCVNPIEGLSEHRGGAMVTLYDPQVRSLPGARLIAEYFSLTQAEALLCEDLCVGLSLKEISEIRHKSEATLRSYLKQVFQKTGLNRQGQLVSQILSALMH